In a genomic window of Jaculus jaculus isolate mJacJac1 chromosome 8, mJacJac1.mat.Y.cur, whole genome shotgun sequence:
- the Cass4 gene encoding cas scaffolding protein family member 4, whose translation MKANTLLARALYDNHPDCSDELAFSRGDILTVLEQNVPESEGWWKCALRGRQGLAPANRLRIVPQAAADASCAPVLRSPDTDLASSEESHQVPTLLHPPPPGPVYEPMKSWVEGPLPAKAQANDLPYPPSSARIICEKTLSFPKQALFVLPRPARASSPPLSSQVCDVPVQSRVPPTPKRERQQLYDVPTSSPKAALQPSASQTSGQSVPLTVPVALGRGGYNTLPDPQKSEWVYDTPLLQGRSDARNPCLTSFTGEPEAAGAPSSISTVPSPPSSRATSPPPQPCNDAQKRRCLPEDSDYASPVPRNTLPAQAGISYKVPSSFLIPRVEQQNTKPNIYDIPKATPGVSHPGNKPGKAKDAPENSAGHHPSWISRQTTSLSPDLHQLFVSNSHSRASVMSSCSSASTDSSTSSSSLEDSAKELSLDASGAKEAAMALQHKVASSAASLLLYVSRTWRFRDSLEANIGAIRRAADHIEESLREFLDFAQEVGVIACSLTNSHLQARIQHQLEIISNSYQILLDTKGNLDSCHWSLEVLVTDEVQNSLDDLERFVMVARMVPEDVKRFASIVMANARLLFKQNCEREETEPLIPKEEWKCAKSSQLPLRETEPLQKSCPASKRGAQDRSPGLAKSRMNVCGQKLPNLEEKENPIVEQKSDDKKDLGPMSPSSRVPPPRGEQNPEGKVHLSEHCRLYFGALLKALGVLTGSLRSSQPPEVFITQSKLVIMVGQKLVDTLCKETQEKDERNEILRSSGHLCALLKDLALATKRAVLQYPSPAALSHLRAALDKLERHTRHFRGTLE comes from the exons ATGAAGGCAAAC aCCCTGTTGGCCAGGGCACTGTATGACAACCACCCCGACTGCTCCGACGAGCTGGCCTTCTCCAGGGGAGACATCCTGACCGTCCTGGAGCAAAACGTGCCGGAAAGCGAGGGCTGGTGGAAGTGCGCGCTGCGTGGGAGACAAGGCCTGGCCCCGGCCAACCGCCTCCGGATCGTGCCGCAGGCTGCTGCGGACGCATCCTGTGCCCCGGTCCTGAGAAGCCCCGACACAGACCTCGCCAGCTCAGAGGAGAGCCACCAGGTGCCCACACTGCTTCACCCTCCACCCCCGGGCCCCGTGTACGAGCCGATGAAGAGCTGGGTGGAAGGGCCGCTGCCAGCCAAAGCCCAAGCCAACGACTTGCCTTACCCACCTTCTAGTGCCAGGATCATCTGTGAAAAGACTTTGAGCTTCCCAAAACAG gcCCTGTTTGTGCTTCCCAGACCTGCGAGGGCCTCGTCGCCACCTCTGTCCTCCCAGGTATGTGACGTGCCTGTCCAGAGCCGGGTACCCCCGACCCCAAAG CGAGAGAGGCAGCAGCTGTACGACGTACCCACCAGCTCCCCAAAGGCAGCGCTTCAGCCCTCGGCCAGCCAGACCAGC GGGCAGAGTGTCCCACTGACAGTACCGGTTGCCTTGGGACGAGGTGGCTACAACACCTTACCAGACCCTCAGAAGTCAGAATGGGTTTACGACACTCCGCTGCTGCAGGGGAGGAGTGATGCCAGGAACCCATGTCTCACCAGCTTCACGGGAGAACCAGAAGCCGCCGGTGCCCCCAGTTCCATCTCCACTGTCCCCAGTCCTCCGAGCAGCAGAGCCACGTCTCCCCCGCCACAGCCGTGCAACGATGCGCAGAAGAGAAGGTGCCTTCCAGAAGATTCTGACTACGCCTCTCCAGTACCCAGGAACACGCTCCCTGCCCAGGCAGGCATCAGCTACAAGGTTCCTTCCAGCTTTCTGATCCCCCGAGTGGAACAGCAGAACACCAAGCCCAACATTTATGACATCCCTAAAGCCACGCCAGGCGTGTCCCACCCTGGGAACAAGCCAGGGAAAGCCAAGGATGCTCCGGAGAATTCCGCAGGCCACCATCCCTCTTGGATCTCCAGACAGACCACGTCCCTGTCTCCGGACCTCCATCAGCTATTTGTTTCCAACTCACACAGCAGAGCTAGTGTGATGTCCTCATGCTCCTCTGCGTCGACTGACTCCTCCACCAGCTCCTCCTCCTTGGAAGACTCCGCCAAGGAGCTCTCCCTGGACGCGAGCGGGGCCAAGGAGGCAGCAATGGCCCTGCAGCACAAGGTGGCCAGCTCTGCCGCCAGTCTGCTGCTCTACGTGAGCAGGACATGGAGGTTCCGAGACTCCCTGGAGGCCAACATCGGTGCCATCCGCCGGGCTGCGGACCACATTGAGGAATCGTTAAGAGAGTTTCTGGATTTTGCTCAAGAAGTTGGTGTGATTGCCTGCAGCCTCACCAATAGTCACCTTCAGGCCAGAATTCAACATCAGTTAGAGATCATTTCCAACTCCTATCAGATCCTGCTGGACACAAAGGGAAACCTGGACAGCTGCCATTGGTCCCTGGAAGTTCTAGTGACAGACGAAGTCCAAAACAGCCTGGATGACCTAGAGAGGTTTGTGATGGTGGCACGGATGGTTCCGGAAGATGTCAAGAGATTTGCTTCTATTGTCATGGCCAATGCAAGGCTCCTTTTTAAACAGAACTGTGAAAGAGAAGAGACTGAGCCATTGATCCCAAAGGAGGAGTGGAAGTGTGCAAAAAGCAGTCAGCTTCCCCTGAGAGAGACTGAACCACTGCAAAAAAGTTGTCCCGCTAGTAAACGAGGGGCACAGGACCGCTCCCCGGGCTTAGCAAAGAGCAGGATGAATGTCTGTGGTCAG AAGTTACCTAacttagaagagaaagagaacccCATCGTGGAACAAAAGTCGGATGACAAAAAAGACTTGGGCCCAATG AGCCCCAGCTCTCGCGTCCCCCCGCCGCGGGGCGAGCAGAACCCCGAGGGGAAAGTGCACCTGTCCGAGCACTGCCGGCTCTATTTCGGGGCGCTCCTCAAAGCCCTGGGCGTCCTGACCGGCAGCCTCCGCAGCAGCCAGCCGCCCGAGGTCTTCATCACCCAGAGCAAGCTGGTCATCATGGTGGGGCAGAAGCTGGTGGACACGCTGTGCAAGGAGACGCAGGAGAAGGACGAGCGCAACGAGATCCTCCGCAGCAGCGGCCACCTGTGCGCACTGCTCAAGGACCTGGCCCTGGCCACCAAGCGCGCCGTGCTCCAGTACCCGAGCCCCGCGGCGCTGAGCCACCTCCGGGCGGCGCTGGACAAGCTGGAGCGTCACACGAGGCACTTCCGAGGGACGCTGGAGTGA